One genomic segment of Chelonia mydas isolate rCheMyd1 chromosome 1, rCheMyd1.pri.v2, whole genome shotgun sequence includes these proteins:
- the ANKRD42 gene encoding ankyrin repeat domain-containing protein 42 isoform X1: protein MPTNAAAASATPAAVKKKPNYANLHEAVKAGDVEQLASMVKSGASINEVDLVHKFTPLHCAAHSGSLECLHWLLWHGADITALAIRDWTAAHLAAIRGHDTCMQALVMNGVNLTAQDDRGCTPSHLAAAHGQSYTLQTILRSGMDANVSDKNDWKPVHYAAFHGRLGCLQLLIRWGATVNDVDNNGNLPAHLAAMEGHLHCFKFLVSKMPSVSHTLKARNDHGETPKDLAQRFYKDNIVQYIDGVEHERDHPEEQENLAFPGHVAAFKGDLVTLRRLVESGIININERDDKGSTLMHKAAGQGHISCLQWLIDIGADCDITNEAGETPKDVAKRFAQLAAAELLRRAMGDDSDEEIDDNDERFFDRHGVEGSTDTTEDLIPDEAKKRDARIRAYQKIEKLRQLLEIAYSNYKQLGGITVEERKKKKEEREAEKMVRELEAQLEYERVRREKLERQLDEYRAETSHLKECLEKLQLTPTISGMSVCPQEGEAASNLGKEKKKMKKKPPGSPGGVFVRRY, encoded by the exons ATGCCTACGAACGCGGCTGCTGCCTCTGCCACTCCAGCTG CTGTCAAGAAGAAGCCAAATTATGCTAACCTACATGAGGCAGTGAAAGCCGGTGATGTAGAACAACTTGCATCAATGGTAAAAAGCGGAGCCAGTATTAATGAGGTGGATTTAGTCCATAAATTTACACCTTTGCACTGTGCAGCGCACTCTGGAAGCCTGGAg TGTCTTCACTGGCTGCTCTGGCATGGGGCTGATATAACAGCTTTAGCTATAAGAGACTGGACAGCAGCTCACCTTGCTGCTATCAGAGGTCATGATACTTGTATGCAG GCCCTTGTAATGAATGGAGTAAACTTAACAGCTCAAGATGACCGAGGATGCACTCCGTCACACCTAGCTGCAGCCCATGGACAATCATACACTTTACAAACCATACTCCGGAGTGGAATG GATGCAAATGTTTCAGATAAGAATGACTGGAAGCCAGTTCATTATGCTGCTTTTCATGGCCGCTTGGGTTGTTTGCAGCTTCTTATTAGATGGGGAGCTACTGTAAATGACGTGGATAACAATGGAAATCTTCCAG CTCATCTGGCAGCAATGGAGGGCCACCTGCATTGTTTTAAGTTCTTGGTTAGTAAAATGCCCAGTGTGTCTCACACCTTGAAAGCTAGGAATGACCATGGGGAGACCCCAAAGGACTTGGCACAGAGGTTCTATAAGGATAATATTGTACAGTACATCGACGGCGTGGAACATGAGAGAGATCATCCAGAAGAACAGGAAA ATTTAGCATTTCCAGGTCATGTTGCTGCCTTCAAAGGGGACTTGGTGACACTTCGAAGATTAGTGGAAAGTGGAATCATCAATATTAATGAGCGGGATGATAAGGGATCCACTCTCATGCACAAAG CTGCTGGACAAGGACACATAAGCTGCTTGCAATGGTTGATTGATATAGGAGCTGATTGTGACATTACAAATGAAGCTGGAGAGACTCCAAAAGACGTAGCCAAAAG ATTCGCCCAGTTGGCAGCTGCGGAGCTTTTGAGACGGGCAATGGGAGACGATTCTGATGAAGAAATAGATGACAACGATGAAAGGTTTTTCGACAGACATGGTGTGGAAGGGAGCACAGACACCACGGAAGATTTAATTCCAGATGAAGCAAAAAAAAGAGACGCCCGCA TCAGAGCCTACCAAAAGATTGAAAAACTTCGGCAACTTCTAGAAATTGCCTACAGCAACTACAAACAGCTGGGAGGAATAACTGtagaggagaggaagaagaagaaagaagaaagggaGGCTGAAAA GATGGTTAGAGAACTGGAGGCCCAGCTGGAATACGAGCGAGTCCGTCGAGAGAAGCTGGAGCGTCAGCTAGATGAATACCGAGCAGAGACAAGCCACCTTAAAGAGTGTCTGGAGAAACTGCAGCTCACACCCACCATCTCAGGGATGAGTGTCTGCCCTCAG GAAGGCGAGGCTGCCTCTAATTTaggcaaagagaaaaagaaaatgaagaaaaagccaCCAGGCAGCCCCGGCGGAGTGTTTGTAAGACGATACTGA
- the ANKRD42 gene encoding ankyrin repeat domain-containing protein 42 isoform X2 gives MPTNAAAASATPAAVKKKPNYANLHEAVKAGDVEQLASMVKSGASINEVDLVHKFTPLHCAAHSGSLECLHWLLWHGADITALAIRDWTAAHLAAIRGHDTCMQALVMNGVNLTAQDDRGCTPSHLAAAHGQSYTLQTILRSGMDANVSDKNDWKPVHYAAFHGRLGCLQLLIRWGATVNDVDNNGNLPAHLAAMEGHLHCFKFLVSKMPSVSHTLKARNDHGETPKDLAQRFYKDNIVQYIDGVEHERDHPEEQENLAFPGHVAAFKGDLVTLRRLVESGIININERDDKGSTLMHKAAGQGHISCLQWLIDIGADCDITNEAGETPKDVAKRFAQLAAAELLRRAMGDDSDEEIDDNDERFFDRHGVEGSTDTTEDLIPDEAKKRDARKIAYSNYKQLGGITVEERKKKKEEREAEKMVRELEAQLEYERVRREKLERQLDEYRAETSHLKECLEKLQLTPTISGMSVCPQEGEAASNLGKEKKKMKKKPPGSPGGVFVRRY, from the exons ATGCCTACGAACGCGGCTGCTGCCTCTGCCACTCCAGCTG CTGTCAAGAAGAAGCCAAATTATGCTAACCTACATGAGGCAGTGAAAGCCGGTGATGTAGAACAACTTGCATCAATGGTAAAAAGCGGAGCCAGTATTAATGAGGTGGATTTAGTCCATAAATTTACACCTTTGCACTGTGCAGCGCACTCTGGAAGCCTGGAg TGTCTTCACTGGCTGCTCTGGCATGGGGCTGATATAACAGCTTTAGCTATAAGAGACTGGACAGCAGCTCACCTTGCTGCTATCAGAGGTCATGATACTTGTATGCAG GCCCTTGTAATGAATGGAGTAAACTTAACAGCTCAAGATGACCGAGGATGCACTCCGTCACACCTAGCTGCAGCCCATGGACAATCATACACTTTACAAACCATACTCCGGAGTGGAATG GATGCAAATGTTTCAGATAAGAATGACTGGAAGCCAGTTCATTATGCTGCTTTTCATGGCCGCTTGGGTTGTTTGCAGCTTCTTATTAGATGGGGAGCTACTGTAAATGACGTGGATAACAATGGAAATCTTCCAG CTCATCTGGCAGCAATGGAGGGCCACCTGCATTGTTTTAAGTTCTTGGTTAGTAAAATGCCCAGTGTGTCTCACACCTTGAAAGCTAGGAATGACCATGGGGAGACCCCAAAGGACTTGGCACAGAGGTTCTATAAGGATAATATTGTACAGTACATCGACGGCGTGGAACATGAGAGAGATCATCCAGAAGAACAGGAAA ATTTAGCATTTCCAGGTCATGTTGCTGCCTTCAAAGGGGACTTGGTGACACTTCGAAGATTAGTGGAAAGTGGAATCATCAATATTAATGAGCGGGATGATAAGGGATCCACTCTCATGCACAAAG CTGCTGGACAAGGACACATAAGCTGCTTGCAATGGTTGATTGATATAGGAGCTGATTGTGACATTACAAATGAAGCTGGAGAGACTCCAAAAGACGTAGCCAAAAG ATTCGCCCAGTTGGCAGCTGCGGAGCTTTTGAGACGGGCAATGGGAGACGATTCTGATGAAGAAATAGATGACAACGATGAAAGGTTTTTCGACAGACATGGTGTGGAAGGGAGCACAGACACCACGGAAGATTTAATTCCAGATGAAGCAAAAAAAAGAGACGCCCGCA AAATTGCCTACAGCAACTACAAACAGCTGGGAGGAATAACTGtagaggagaggaagaagaagaaagaagaaagggaGGCTGAAAA GATGGTTAGAGAACTGGAGGCCCAGCTGGAATACGAGCGAGTCCGTCGAGAGAAGCTGGAGCGTCAGCTAGATGAATACCGAGCAGAGACAAGCCACCTTAAAGAGTGTCTGGAGAAACTGCAGCTCACACCCACCATCTCAGGGATGAGTGTCTGCCCTCAG GAAGGCGAGGCTGCCTCTAATTTaggcaaagagaaaaagaaaatgaagaaaaagccaCCAGGCAGCCCCGGCGGAGTGTTTGTAAGACGATACTGA
- the ANKRD42 gene encoding ankyrin repeat domain-containing protein 42 isoform X3 yields MPTNAAAASATPAAVKKKPNYANLHEAVKAGDVEQLASMVKSGASINEVDLVHKFTPLHCAAHSGSLECLHWLLWHGADITALAIRDWTAAHLAAIRGHDTCMQALVMNGVNLTAQDDRGCTPSHLAAAHGQSYTLQTILRSGMDANVSDKNDWKPVHYAAFHGRLGCLQLLIRWGATVNDVDNNGNLPAHLAAMEGHLHCFKFLVSKMPSVSHTLKARNDHGETPKDLAQRFYKDNIVQYIDGVEHERDHPEEQENLAFPGHVAAFKGDLVTLRRLVESGIININERDDKGSTLMHKAAGQGHISCLQWLIDIGADCDITNEAGETPKDVAKRFAQLAAAELLRRAMGDDSDEEIDDNDERFFDRHGVEGSTDTTEDLIPDEAKKRDARIRAYQKIEKLRQLLEIAYSNYKQLGGITVEERKKKKEEREAEKMVRELEAQLEYERVRREKLERQLDEYRAETSHLKECLEKLQLTPTISGMSVCPQVTALWNV; encoded by the exons ATGCCTACGAACGCGGCTGCTGCCTCTGCCACTCCAGCTG CTGTCAAGAAGAAGCCAAATTATGCTAACCTACATGAGGCAGTGAAAGCCGGTGATGTAGAACAACTTGCATCAATGGTAAAAAGCGGAGCCAGTATTAATGAGGTGGATTTAGTCCATAAATTTACACCTTTGCACTGTGCAGCGCACTCTGGAAGCCTGGAg TGTCTTCACTGGCTGCTCTGGCATGGGGCTGATATAACAGCTTTAGCTATAAGAGACTGGACAGCAGCTCACCTTGCTGCTATCAGAGGTCATGATACTTGTATGCAG GCCCTTGTAATGAATGGAGTAAACTTAACAGCTCAAGATGACCGAGGATGCACTCCGTCACACCTAGCTGCAGCCCATGGACAATCATACACTTTACAAACCATACTCCGGAGTGGAATG GATGCAAATGTTTCAGATAAGAATGACTGGAAGCCAGTTCATTATGCTGCTTTTCATGGCCGCTTGGGTTGTTTGCAGCTTCTTATTAGATGGGGAGCTACTGTAAATGACGTGGATAACAATGGAAATCTTCCAG CTCATCTGGCAGCAATGGAGGGCCACCTGCATTGTTTTAAGTTCTTGGTTAGTAAAATGCCCAGTGTGTCTCACACCTTGAAAGCTAGGAATGACCATGGGGAGACCCCAAAGGACTTGGCACAGAGGTTCTATAAGGATAATATTGTACAGTACATCGACGGCGTGGAACATGAGAGAGATCATCCAGAAGAACAGGAAA ATTTAGCATTTCCAGGTCATGTTGCTGCCTTCAAAGGGGACTTGGTGACACTTCGAAGATTAGTGGAAAGTGGAATCATCAATATTAATGAGCGGGATGATAAGGGATCCACTCTCATGCACAAAG CTGCTGGACAAGGACACATAAGCTGCTTGCAATGGTTGATTGATATAGGAGCTGATTGTGACATTACAAATGAAGCTGGAGAGACTCCAAAAGACGTAGCCAAAAG ATTCGCCCAGTTGGCAGCTGCGGAGCTTTTGAGACGGGCAATGGGAGACGATTCTGATGAAGAAATAGATGACAACGATGAAAGGTTTTTCGACAGACATGGTGTGGAAGGGAGCACAGACACCACGGAAGATTTAATTCCAGATGAAGCAAAAAAAAGAGACGCCCGCA TCAGAGCCTACCAAAAGATTGAAAAACTTCGGCAACTTCTAGAAATTGCCTACAGCAACTACAAACAGCTGGGAGGAATAACTGtagaggagaggaagaagaagaaagaagaaagggaGGCTGAAAA GATGGTTAGAGAACTGGAGGCCCAGCTGGAATACGAGCGAGTCCGTCGAGAGAAGCTGGAGCGTCAGCTAGATGAATACCGAGCAGAGACAAGCCACCTTAAAGAGTGTCTGGAGAAACTGCAGCTCACACCCACCATCTCAGGGATGAGTGTCTGCCCTCAGGTGACTGCTTTGTGGAATGTGTGA
- the ANKRD42 gene encoding ankyrin repeat domain-containing protein 42 isoform X4, protein MVKSGASINEVDLVHKFTPLHCAAHSGSLECLHWLLWHGADITALAIRDWTAAHLAAIRGHDTCMQALVMNGVNLTAQDDRGCTPSHLAAAHGQSYTLQTILRSGMDANVSDKNDWKPVHYAAFHGRLGCLQLLIRWGATVNDVDNNGNLPAHLAAMEGHLHCFKFLVSKMPSVSHTLKARNDHGETPKDLAQRFYKDNIVQYIDGVEHERDHPEEQENLAFPGHVAAFKGDLVTLRRLVESGIININERDDKGSTLMHKAAGQGHISCLQWLIDIGADCDITNEAGETPKDVAKRFAQLAAAELLRRAMGDDSDEEIDDNDERFFDRHGVEGSTDTTEDLIPDEAKKRDARIRAYQKIEKLRQLLEIAYSNYKQLGGITVEERKKKKEEREAEKMVRELEAQLEYERVRREKLERQLDEYRAETSHLKECLEKLQLTPTISGMSVCPQEGEAASNLGKEKKKMKKKPPGSPGGVFVRRY, encoded by the exons ATGGTAAAAAGCGGAGCCAGTATTAATGAGGTGGATTTAGTCCATAAATTTACACCTTTGCACTGTGCAGCGCACTCTGGAAGCCTGGAg TGTCTTCACTGGCTGCTCTGGCATGGGGCTGATATAACAGCTTTAGCTATAAGAGACTGGACAGCAGCTCACCTTGCTGCTATCAGAGGTCATGATACTTGTATGCAG GCCCTTGTAATGAATGGAGTAAACTTAACAGCTCAAGATGACCGAGGATGCACTCCGTCACACCTAGCTGCAGCCCATGGACAATCATACACTTTACAAACCATACTCCGGAGTGGAATG GATGCAAATGTTTCAGATAAGAATGACTGGAAGCCAGTTCATTATGCTGCTTTTCATGGCCGCTTGGGTTGTTTGCAGCTTCTTATTAGATGGGGAGCTACTGTAAATGACGTGGATAACAATGGAAATCTTCCAG CTCATCTGGCAGCAATGGAGGGCCACCTGCATTGTTTTAAGTTCTTGGTTAGTAAAATGCCCAGTGTGTCTCACACCTTGAAAGCTAGGAATGACCATGGGGAGACCCCAAAGGACTTGGCACAGAGGTTCTATAAGGATAATATTGTACAGTACATCGACGGCGTGGAACATGAGAGAGATCATCCAGAAGAACAGGAAA ATTTAGCATTTCCAGGTCATGTTGCTGCCTTCAAAGGGGACTTGGTGACACTTCGAAGATTAGTGGAAAGTGGAATCATCAATATTAATGAGCGGGATGATAAGGGATCCACTCTCATGCACAAAG CTGCTGGACAAGGACACATAAGCTGCTTGCAATGGTTGATTGATATAGGAGCTGATTGTGACATTACAAATGAAGCTGGAGAGACTCCAAAAGACGTAGCCAAAAG ATTCGCCCAGTTGGCAGCTGCGGAGCTTTTGAGACGGGCAATGGGAGACGATTCTGATGAAGAAATAGATGACAACGATGAAAGGTTTTTCGACAGACATGGTGTGGAAGGGAGCACAGACACCACGGAAGATTTAATTCCAGATGAAGCAAAAAAAAGAGACGCCCGCA TCAGAGCCTACCAAAAGATTGAAAAACTTCGGCAACTTCTAGAAATTGCCTACAGCAACTACAAACAGCTGGGAGGAATAACTGtagaggagaggaagaagaagaaagaagaaagggaGGCTGAAAA GATGGTTAGAGAACTGGAGGCCCAGCTGGAATACGAGCGAGTCCGTCGAGAGAAGCTGGAGCGTCAGCTAGATGAATACCGAGCAGAGACAAGCCACCTTAAAGAGTGTCTGGAGAAACTGCAGCTCACACCCACCATCTCAGGGATGAGTGTCTGCCCTCAG GAAGGCGAGGCTGCCTCTAATTTaggcaaagagaaaaagaaaatgaagaaaaagccaCCAGGCAGCCCCGGCGGAGTGTTTGTAAGACGATACTGA